From a region of the Citricoccus muralis genome:
- a CDS encoding ABC transporter substrate-binding protein — MEISRRTVITSLAAAFVLPMTGCAAQIRSESAPEGSTPPPSAPPAPATVPVTIGVPARPQSLDPSLTVDAESHRSTRQVLETLLGVDHNTGAPIPYLASDWTVTDDGLRYTFSLAPDVEFHDGTALTAEVVAANFERWARLPGLLGQDRLDRLPRLAFASVFGGYAGDEQCRYVECQTVGERTVSLVLSEPIVFLAAALTSPPFGLSSPDSWVEFDRALAETEPGKLPEARPAGTGPFRWGAAPADGAGKADGADGAGKADGADEATGEHLLVLEADPDYRDGPSAVGPVTLSMITGAQQRLRELRRGRLDAFDYVSPSTLRPLVQGGAQVLQRDPFSVLYLGMNTQHPILGQLYVRQAVAHALDRRALAEEYFLAGSSQADEFVPPSLGVAHPELTTYGYDAEKARGLLELAGYRGEPLEFLYPVETSRPYLPSPEPVYARIAEDLANVGLVLEPVPVRWEDGYLDRLNADTGRAFHLSGRTGEYRDPHHFLEPLFGSHSTEFGYSNPFVVETLTEAVSSRHAETRTTLYRRSAESLALDLPALPLVYPISAVASGHTLVSYPTSPVLDERFDRIVPVDQSGPRR; from the coding sequence GTGGAGATCTCGCGCCGCACCGTCATCACGTCCCTGGCGGCGGCGTTCGTCTTGCCGATGACCGGGTGCGCGGCCCAGATCCGCAGCGAATCCGCTCCGGAAGGCTCCACTCCGCCGCCATCGGCGCCCCCCGCTCCTGCCACGGTGCCCGTGACCATCGGCGTTCCGGCCCGGCCCCAATCGCTGGACCCGTCCCTCACCGTGGACGCCGAGTCCCATCGCAGCACGCGCCAGGTCCTGGAGACGCTCCTCGGAGTCGATCACAACACAGGTGCCCCGATCCCCTACCTGGCCAGTGACTGGACCGTCACCGACGACGGTCTGCGCTACACCTTCTCCCTCGCCCCGGATGTCGAATTCCACGACGGCACCGCGTTGACCGCCGAGGTCGTCGCGGCCAACTTCGAGCGGTGGGCCCGATTGCCCGGACTCCTGGGGCAGGACCGACTGGACCGACTGCCCCGCCTGGCCTTCGCCTCCGTCTTCGGTGGGTATGCCGGAGACGAGCAGTGCCGCTACGTCGAGTGCCAGACCGTCGGTGAACGGACGGTGTCCCTCGTCCTGTCCGAACCGATCGTCTTCCTCGCGGCCGCGCTCACTTCCCCGCCGTTCGGCCTCAGCTCGCCCGACTCATGGGTCGAGTTCGACCGTGCCCTGGCGGAGACTGAGCCCGGCAAGCTCCCGGAGGCCCGGCCGGCAGGAACCGGCCCGTTCCGCTGGGGTGCAGCACCGGCAGACGGGGCCGGCAAGGCCGACGGTGCAGACGGGGCCGGCAAGGCCGACGGTGCAGACGAGGCCACCGGCGAGCACCTGCTGGTACTGGAAGCCGACCCTGACTACCGTGACGGGCCCTCCGCCGTCGGACCGGTGACCCTGTCGATGATCACCGGAGCCCAGCAACGGCTCCGGGAGTTGCGCCGCGGGCGCCTCGATGCCTTCGATTACGTCTCCCCGTCCACCCTGCGCCCCCTCGTGCAGGGAGGCGCGCAGGTGCTCCAACGGGATCCCTTCTCCGTCCTGTACCTGGGGATGAACACCCAGCATCCGATCCTGGGCCAGCTGTATGTCCGTCAGGCCGTGGCGCACGCCCTCGACCGGAGGGCCCTGGCTGAGGAGTATTTCCTGGCGGGGTCTTCACAGGCCGACGAGTTCGTCCCGCCGTCCCTGGGGGTGGCCCATCCGGAGTTGACGACCTACGGTTATGACGCCGAGAAGGCCCGGGGGTTGCTGGAATTGGCCGGATACCGCGGTGAGCCGTTGGAATTCCTGTACCCCGTGGAGACGTCACGGCCCTACTTGCCCTCCCCGGAACCCGTGTATGCCCGGATCGCCGAGGACCTGGCGAACGTCGGTCTTGTCCTGGAGCCGGTACCCGTCCGGTGGGAGGACGGCTATCTTGACCGGCTCAACGCGGACACCGGCCGGGCCTTCCACCTGTCCGGCCGAACCGGCGAGTACCGCGATCCACACCACTTCCTCGAGCCGCTCTTCGGCAGTCACTCCACCGAATTCGGCTACTCGAACCCGTTCGTGGTCGAGACCCTGACCGAGGCCGTGTCCAGCAGGCATGCCGAGACCCGCACAACCCTGTACCGGCGCAGTGCGGAATCGCTGGCGCTGGACCTACCCGCCCTGCCCCTGGTGTATCCGATCTCCGCCGTCGCCTCGGGACACACGCTGGTCTCCTACCCGACCTCTCCGGTCTTGGACGAGCGTTTCGACCGGATCGTACCCGTGGATCAGAGCGGTCCGCGCCGGTAG
- the bcp gene encoding thioredoxin-dependent thiol peroxidase: MTDQQRLAPGDTAPAFSLTDQEGNTVALADYAGQRVIVYFYPAAATPGCTTQACDFRDNLAAFTAEGFAVVGISPDGPAKLTKFAEAEALAFPLLSDEDHAVAAAYGAWGEKKNYGRTYEGLIRSTVVVGTDGAVELAQYNVRATGHVAKLRRDLQLA; encoded by the coding sequence ATGACTGATCAGCAGCGACTCGCCCCGGGTGACACGGCTCCCGCCTTCAGCTTGACCGACCAGGAGGGCAATACCGTCGCCCTCGCCGACTACGCCGGCCAGCGCGTCATCGTGTATTTCTACCCGGCTGCTGCCACGCCCGGCTGCACCACCCAGGCCTGCGATTTCCGCGACAACCTCGCGGCATTCACGGCAGAGGGCTTCGCCGTGGTGGGAATCTCCCCCGACGGGCCTGCCAAGCTGACGAAATTCGCCGAGGCCGAGGCGCTGGCCTTCCCGCTGCTCTCGGACGAGGACCACGCCGTGGCCGCGGCCTACGGTGCCTGGGGCGAGAAGAAGAACTACGGACGGACCTACGAGGGCCTGATCCGCTCCACCGTGGTGGTCGGCACCGACGGCGCTGTGGAACTGGCCCAGTACAACGTCCGGGCGACGGGACACGTGGCCAAGCTCCGCCGGGATCTCCAGCTCGCCTGA
- a CDS encoding M23 family metallopeptidase, with translation MALPSRGTELPSTASAAATDSTHGQEAQRGSTFLLPGSLAPATAGPSDGGSPGDLAPVVNGSFATAQSAYPGSFVVLSASQQQTLQERTGSADAASGHVPASAHRGAIPGINVVMDHPVSGPISLSSAFGWRVNPTNIGPAMQFHIGQDYPVACGTPVRASADGTVRFAADRGTSGLRIDLDHGDGLATAYHHNSVLLVSAGDRVTRGDVIALAGTTGNSTGCHVHFGITLDGRYLDPSLVLPAVAGQPAALTPEDLKRIRNASHGNPTTAPPTSIASGSKDSTSEAERSDPQKQEGQKPSTQESGRNGSRAPRPDAPPAKAPERSTDGSASRPAPPSATAQPKPNPSKPAPTSKPTAPQPSVTAKPSTPAPTLTTPPTSTPKPTAEPTPAPTPSPPEPSSTPSPTTPTPAPTQPPKPSATPSPEPPSAAPTDPAPTPEAPAAPKALDEVEAARWCVDLDPDDFNGGLDITADTVLTEVIAVLSAAGDPEQVDARRLAEVDPSTAWLEALPACSDEDFLTAASSATSAPATS, from the coding sequence ATGGCTCTTCCGTCACGGGGGACAGAGCTTCCCTCCACCGCATCGGCGGCCGCGACGGACTCCACCCACGGCCAAGAAGCGCAACGAGGATCCACCTTCCTCCTTCCCGGTTCGCTTGCCCCCGCCACGGCAGGCCCTTCCGACGGCGGATCCCCCGGGGACCTCGCCCCGGTGGTGAACGGTTCCTTTGCCACCGCCCAGAGCGCCTATCCCGGATCCTTCGTCGTCCTCTCGGCCTCACAACAGCAGACGCTGCAGGAACGGACCGGGTCCGCTGACGCCGCCTCCGGCCACGTTCCGGCTTCGGCTCATCGAGGCGCGATCCCCGGCATCAACGTGGTGATGGACCATCCCGTGTCCGGGCCCATCTCGCTCAGCTCCGCCTTCGGCTGGCGCGTCAACCCGACCAACATCGGTCCAGCCATGCAGTTCCACATCGGTCAGGACTACCCGGTGGCTTGTGGCACTCCGGTCCGGGCCTCTGCGGATGGCACCGTGCGCTTCGCCGCGGACCGGGGTACGTCCGGACTGCGGATCGACCTCGACCACGGAGACGGCCTGGCCACCGCCTATCACCACAACTCGGTGCTCCTGGTCTCCGCCGGCGACCGAGTGACCCGGGGTGACGTGATAGCCCTGGCCGGGACGACCGGCAACTCCACCGGTTGCCACGTCCACTTCGGCATCACCCTGGACGGCCGATATCTGGATCCCTCCCTCGTGCTGCCGGCCGTGGCGGGCCAGCCGGCCGCCCTCACCCCGGAGGACCTGAAACGCATCCGCAACGCCTCCCACGGCAATCCGACGACGGCCCCGCCGACCAGCATCGCGTCCGGCTCGAAGGACTCCACCTCTGAAGCCGAGCGTTCCGACCCGCAGAAGCAGGAAGGGCAGAAGCCGAGCACGCAGGAAAGCGGCAGGAACGGGTCCAGGGCGCCTCGGCCAGATGCCCCGCCGGCGAAGGCACCCGAACGGTCCACCGATGGCTCGGCCTCACGGCCCGCGCCCCCGTCGGCCACAGCGCAACCGAAACCGAACCCGTCCAAGCCCGCCCCGACCTCCAAGCCGACGGCTCCGCAGCCGAGCGTCACCGCCAAGCCCTCGACGCCTGCCCCCACTCTCACGACTCCTCCAACATCCACGCCCAAACCAACAGCGGAACCGACGCCAGCACCGACACCATCTCCGCCGGAGCCCTCGTCCACACCATCGCCGACCACCCCGACACCCGCTCCGACGCAGCCACCGAAGCCATCAGCAACCCCGTCACCCGAGCCGCCATCGGCAGCGCCCACTGACCCAGCGCCCACCCCTGAGGCTCCGGCCGCTCCGAAGGCCCTGGACGAGGTCGAGGCAGCCCGCTGGTGTGTGGACCTGGACCCGGACGACTTCAACGGCGGCTTGGACATCACGGCCGACACCGTGCTGACCGAGGTCATCGCCGTGCTGAGCGCGGCCGGCGACCCCGAGCAGGTGGATGCACGCCGCCTGGCAGAGGTGGACCCCAGCACCGCCTGGCTGGAAGCCCTCCCCGCATGTTCGGATGAGGACTTCCTCACAGCAGCTTCGTCGGCCACCTCGGCGCCAGCGACGTCCTGA
- the ilvD gene encoding dihydroxy-acid dehydratase, producing MTTPTADTTLPGGPEGGGNSGASTPDIKPRSRAVTDGMERAPARGMLRAVGMGDEDFAKPQIGIASSWNEITPCNLSLDRLAQASKEGVHAGGGYPLEFGTISVSDGISMGHDGMHYSLVSREVIADSVETVMQAEALDGSVLLAGCDKSLPGMLMAAARLDVASVFIYAGSTMPGYATLEDGTEKQVTLIDAFEAVGACARGLMSEKDLDTIERAICPGEGACGGMYTANTMACIGEALGMSLPGSAAPPSADRRRDAFSRKSGEAVVNLLRLGITSRDIMTMKAFENAIAVTMAFGGSSNAVLHLLAIAREAGVDLTLDDFNRIGDKVPHLGDLKPFGQYVMTDVDKVGGVPVVMKALLDAGLIHGDALTVTGKTVAENLADLTPPDLDGKVLRALDNPLHHNGGLAVLKGSLAPEGAVVKSAGFDADVFEGNARVFERERQAMDALEANELQAGDVVVIRYEGPKGGPGMREMLAITGAIKGAGLGKDVLLLTDGRFSGGTTGLCIGHVAPEASDAGPIAFVRDGDRIRVDIAARTLDLLVPEDELEARKDGWEPIPPKFTTGVLGKYAKLVHSAAEGAYLG from the coding sequence ATGACCACCCCCACCGCAGACACCACCCTTCCTGGCGGTCCGGAGGGCGGAGGCAACTCCGGCGCCTCCACCCCGGACATCAAGCCACGCTCCCGCGCTGTCACCGACGGAATGGAGCGCGCCCCCGCACGCGGCATGCTCCGTGCGGTCGGCATGGGCGACGAGGACTTCGCCAAGCCCCAGATCGGCATCGCCAGCTCCTGGAATGAGATCACCCCGTGCAACCTCTCCCTGGACCGCCTCGCACAGGCGTCCAAGGAGGGTGTCCACGCCGGTGGCGGCTACCCGCTCGAGTTCGGAACCATCTCCGTGTCCGACGGCATCTCCATGGGCCACGATGGCATGCACTACTCGCTCGTGTCCCGTGAGGTCATCGCCGACTCCGTGGAGACCGTGATGCAGGCCGAGGCCCTGGACGGCTCCGTGCTGCTGGCCGGCTGTGACAAGTCGCTGCCGGGCATGCTGATGGCCGCCGCCCGTCTGGACGTGGCCAGCGTGTTCATCTATGCCGGGTCCACCATGCCGGGGTACGCCACCCTGGAGGACGGCACGGAGAAGCAGGTCACCCTGATCGACGCCTTCGAGGCCGTGGGCGCGTGCGCCCGCGGGCTGATGAGCGAGAAGGACCTGGACACCATCGAGCGGGCCATCTGCCCGGGCGAGGGTGCCTGTGGCGGCATGTACACGGCCAACACCATGGCCTGCATCGGCGAGGCACTCGGCATGTCCCTGCCCGGCTCCGCCGCCCCGCCCTCGGCCGACCGACGCCGCGACGCCTTCTCCCGCAAGTCCGGCGAGGCCGTCGTCAACCTGCTGCGCCTGGGCATCACCTCGCGGGACATCATGACCATGAAGGCCTTCGAGAACGCCATCGCCGTGACCATGGCCTTCGGCGGTTCCTCCAACGCGGTGCTGCACCTGCTCGCGATCGCCCGTGAGGCCGGCGTCGACCTCACCCTCGACGACTTCAACCGCATCGGTGACAAGGTTCCGCACCTGGGTGATCTCAAGCCCTTCGGCCAGTACGTCATGACGGACGTGGACAAGGTCGGCGGCGTTCCCGTGGTCATGAAGGCACTGCTGGACGCCGGACTCATCCATGGCGACGCGCTGACCGTCACGGGCAAGACCGTGGCCGAGAACCTGGCGGACCTCACGCCCCCGGACCTGGACGGCAAGGTCCTGCGTGCCCTGGACAACCCGCTGCACCACAACGGTGGGCTCGCCGTCCTCAAGGGGTCCCTGGCTCCCGAGGGCGCCGTGGTGAAATCTGCTGGTTTCGACGCCGACGTCTTCGAGGGCAATGCCCGCGTCTTCGAGCGCGAACGCCAGGCCATGGACGCTCTCGAGGCGAACGAGCTGCAGGCGGGCGACGTCGTCGTCATCCGCTACGAGGGCCCCAAGGGTGGCCCGGGCATGCGCGAGATGCTGGCCATCACCGGGGCCATCAAGGGCGCCGGCCTGGGCAAGGACGTCCTGTTGCTGACGGATGGCCGCTTCTCCGGCGGTACCACCGGCCTGTGCATCGGCCACGTGGCCCCGGAGGCGTCCGACGCCGGCCCCATCGCCTTCGTGCGCGACGGCGACCGGATCCGCGTGGACATCGCCGCCCGCACCCTGGACCTCCTCGTTCCGGAGGACGAGCTGGAGGCTCGCAAGGACGGCTGGGAGCCGATCCCGCCGAAGTTCACCACCGGGGTGCTCGGCAAGTACGCCAAGCTCGTGCACTCCGCCGCCGAGGGCGCCTACCTCGGCTGA
- a CDS encoding acetolactate synthase large subunit, which yields MSNGSRITPSVMPSHTARDKRDRNESPADSLVPGLNRVVEPVQMTGSQAIVRALEELGVTDVFGLPGGAILPTYDPLMDSTTIRHILVRHEQGAGHAAQGYYLASGRPGVAIATSGPGATNLVTAIADAHMDSQACVFITGQVASTAIGSDAFQEADIVGITMPITKHSRLITKAADIPQAMAEAFYIATTGRPGPVLVDVAKDAQQAMMEFSWPPKIDLPGYRPVLRGHSKQVREAARLIQLAERPVLYVGGGVSRGHASVELAELAELTGAPVVTTLTARGVFPDSHGQHLGMPGMHGSVAAVSALQMSDLLITLGARFDDRVTGQLDSFAPKAKVIHADIDPAEISKNRTADVPIVGSVKEIIPELTDAVRDTHAEAGKPDLAEWWTVLNRLRETYPMGYTPTEDGLMSPQKVIERLSAHSGSEAVYVAGVGQHQMWASQFVKYERPHQWLNSAGLGTMGFAVPAAMGAQVGNPDRVVWAIDGDGCFQMTNQELATCLINKIPIKVAIINNSSLGMVRQWQTLFYESRYSNTDLNTGHDTIRVPDFVKLAEAYGCVGLRCENEEDLDATIEQALAINDRPVVVDFVVSRDSMVWPMVPSGVGNSEIQVAKDMTPDWDEED from the coding sequence ATGAGCAACGGATCTCGCATCACCCCGTCGGTGATGCCATCCCATACGGCCCGTGACAAGCGGGACAGGAACGAGTCGCCGGCCGACAGTCTGGTCCCCGGCCTCAACAGAGTCGTCGAGCCGGTGCAGATGACCGGATCACAGGCGATCGTGCGGGCGCTGGAGGAACTGGGCGTGACGGACGTCTTCGGGCTCCCGGGCGGAGCGATCCTGCCGACCTACGACCCGTTGATGGACTCCACCACCATCCGCCACATCCTGGTGCGCCACGAGCAGGGCGCGGGCCACGCGGCACAGGGCTACTACCTGGCGTCGGGCCGGCCCGGCGTGGCGATCGCCACGTCGGGTCCCGGTGCCACCAACCTCGTGACGGCCATTGCGGACGCCCACATGGACTCCCAGGCCTGCGTGTTCATCACGGGTCAGGTCGCCTCGACGGCCATCGGCTCCGATGCCTTCCAGGAGGCTGACATCGTCGGCATCACCATGCCGATCACCAAGCACTCCCGGCTGATCACGAAGGCCGCCGACATCCCCCAGGCCATGGCCGAGGCCTTCTACATCGCCACCACCGGCCGTCCCGGCCCCGTCCTGGTGGACGTGGCCAAGGACGCCCAGCAGGCGATGATGGAGTTCTCCTGGCCCCCGAAGATCGACCTGCCGGGCTACCGGCCGGTGCTCCGCGGTCACTCCAAGCAGGTGCGGGAGGCGGCCCGGCTCATCCAGCTGGCCGAGCGTCCGGTCCTGTACGTGGGTGGCGGCGTCTCCCGCGGCCATGCCAGCGTCGAACTGGCCGAGCTCGCCGAACTGACCGGCGCGCCGGTCGTGACCACCCTGACGGCGCGTGGCGTCTTCCCGGACTCCCATGGGCAGCACCTCGGCATGCCGGGCATGCATGGCTCCGTGGCAGCCGTCTCCGCCCTGCAGATGTCCGACCTGCTGATCACACTCGGGGCCCGCTTCGACGACCGCGTCACGGGCCAACTGGACTCCTTCGCGCCGAAGGCCAAGGTCATCCACGCCGATATCGACCCGGCCGAGATCTCCAAGAACCGCACGGCGGACGTGCCGATCGTGGGTTCGGTCAAGGAGATCATCCCCGAGCTCACCGATGCCGTGCGGGACACCCATGCCGAGGCCGGGAAGCCGGACCTGGCCGAGTGGTGGACCGTGCTGAACCGACTCCGCGAGACCTACCCGATGGGCTACACGCCCACCGAGGACGGACTGATGAGCCCGCAGAAGGTCATCGAGCGCCTCTCCGCGCACTCCGGGTCCGAGGCCGTGTACGTGGCCGGGGTGGGTCAGCACCAGATGTGGGCCAGCCAGTTCGTGAAGTACGAGCGCCCCCACCAGTGGTTGAACTCCGCCGGCCTCGGGACCATGGGCTTCGCGGTCCCCGCAGCCATGGGTGCCCAGGTCGGCAATCCGGACCGCGTGGTCTGGGCCATCGACGGAGACGGCTGCTTCCAGATGACCAACCAGGAGCTGGCCACCTGCCTGATCAACAAGATCCCGATCAAGGTGGCGATCATCAACAACTCCTCGTTGGGCATGGTCCGGCAGTGGCAGACCCTGTTCTACGAGTCCCGCTACTCGAACACGGATCTGAACACCGGGCACGACACCATCCGGGTGCCCGACTTCGTGAAGCTGGCCGAGGCGTACGGCTGCGTCGGCCTGCGGTGCGAGAACGAGGAGGACCTGGACGCCACGATCGAACAGGCCCTGGCGATCAACGACCGCCCGGTGGTCGTCGACTTCGTGGTCTCCCGAGACTCCATGGTGTGGCCGATGGTTCCCTCCGGCGTGGGCAACAGCGAGATCCAAGTGGCCAAGGATATGACCCCGGACTGGGACGAGGAGGACTGA
- the ilvN gene encoding acetolactate synthase small subunit: MARHTLSVLVEDVPGVLTRVASLFARRAFNIHSLAVGTSELEGLSRITVVVDAEGDLLEQVTKQLNKLINVIKVVELSSGGSVQRDHLLVKVRSDAASRSQVVQAVELFRASVVDVSTDSVTIEATGAADKLSALLEVLEPFGIRELVRSGTIAVGRGGKSMTDRALPKS, encoded by the coding sequence ATGGCACGACACACGCTGTCCGTATTGGTGGAGGACGTGCCGGGCGTGCTGACGCGCGTCGCCAGCCTCTTCGCCCGCCGGGCCTTCAACATCCACTCCCTGGCCGTGGGCACCTCGGAACTCGAGGGGCTGTCCCGCATCACCGTGGTGGTGGACGCCGAGGGCGACCTGCTGGAACAGGTGACCAAGCAGCTGAACAAGCTCATCAACGTCATCAAGGTCGTCGAGCTCTCGTCCGGTGGCTCCGTCCAGCGCGACCACCTGCTGGTCAAGGTTCGCTCCGATGCCGCGTCCCGGTCCCAGGTGGTCCAGGCCGTCGAGCTCTTCCGCGCCTCCGTGGTGGACGTCTCCACGGACTCGGTGACCATCGAGGCGACCGGCGCGGCCGACAAGCTGTCCGCCCTGCTCGAGGTCTTGGAGCCCTTCGGGATCCGTGAGCTCGTACGCTCCGGCACCATCGCCGTCGGGCGCGGGGGCAAGTCGATGACCGACCGCGCTCTCCCCAAGAGCTGA
- the ilvC gene encoding ketol-acid reductoisomerase, with translation MTTTKYYEDDADLSIIQGRTVAVIGYGSQGHAHSLSLRDSGVDVRIGLAEGSKSRAKAEAEGLRVVSVAEAAAEADLIMILTPDQVQGAVYNEHIAPNLQDGDALFFAHGFNIRFGYIQPPAGVDVALVAPKGPGHVVRREFEAGRGVPALVAVEQDATGNAKNLALAYAKGIGGTRAGVIETTFTEETESDLFGEQAVLCGGASQLVQYGFETLTEAGYQPEIAYFEVLHELKLIVDLMVEGGIAKQRWSVSDTAEYGDYVSGPRVIDPSVKENMKAVLADIQDGTFAKRFMDDQAAGGPEFKKLRAAGEAHPIEKTGRELRQMFSWLKDSDDDYTEGTAAR, from the coding sequence GTGACGACCACCAAGTACTACGAAGACGACGCCGACCTGTCGATCATCCAGGGCCGCACCGTCGCCGTCATCGGCTACGGCTCCCAGGGCCACGCGCACTCCCTGAGCCTGCGCGATTCCGGTGTCGACGTCCGCATCGGCCTGGCCGAAGGCTCGAAGTCCCGTGCCAAGGCCGAGGCCGAGGGCCTGCGCGTCGTCTCCGTGGCCGAGGCCGCTGCTGAAGCGGACCTCATCATGATCCTGACCCCGGACCAGGTCCAGGGCGCGGTCTACAACGAGCACATCGCCCCGAACCTGCAGGACGGCGACGCCCTGTTCTTCGCGCACGGCTTCAACATCCGCTTCGGCTACATCCAGCCCCCGGCCGGCGTGGACGTCGCCCTGGTCGCCCCGAAGGGCCCGGGCCACGTGGTCCGCCGCGAATTCGAGGCCGGCCGCGGCGTGCCGGCACTGGTCGCCGTGGAGCAGGACGCCACCGGCAACGCCAAGAACCTCGCCCTGGCCTACGCCAAGGGCATCGGCGGCACCCGCGCCGGCGTCATCGAGACCACCTTCACCGAGGAGACCGAGTCCGACCTCTTCGGCGAGCAGGCTGTGCTCTGCGGCGGCGCCTCCCAGCTGGTCCAGTACGGGTTCGAGACCCTGACCGAGGCCGGCTACCAGCCGGAGATCGCCTACTTCGAGGTCCTGCACGAGCTCAAGCTCATCGTGGACCTGATGGTCGAGGGCGGCATCGCCAAGCAGCGCTGGTCCGTCTCGGACACCGCCGAGTACGGCGACTACGTCTCCGGCCCGCGCGTGATCGACCCGTCCGTCAAGGAGAACATGAAGGCCGTGCTGGCCGACATCCAGGACGGCACCTTCGCGAAGCGCTTCATGGACGACCAGGCCGCCGGTGGCCCCGAGTTCAAGAAGCTGCGCGCCGCCGGCGAGGCCCACCCGATCGAGAAGACCGGCCGCGAGCTGCGCCAGATGTTCTCCTGGCTGAAGGACTCGGACGACGACTACACCGAGGGCACCGCGGCCCGCTGA
- the serA gene encoding phosphoglycerate dehydrogenase has product MSETKPVVLIAEELSPATVDALGPDFEIRTTDGADRAQLLAALPEANAVLVRSATKMDAEAIAAAPNLKVIARAGVGLDNVDTKSATQAGVMVVNAPTSNILSAAELTCGHILGVARNIAPANRALKGGEWKRSKYSGVELYEKKLGIIGLGRIGSLVAERMRSFGMEILAYDPYVTSARAQQIGARLLSLDELLAESDFITIHMPRTPETLGMISDEQFRIMKDTSFVVNVARGGLIDEDALHRALEADIIGGAAIDVFSSEPAVDLPFFAHDNAVVTPHLGASTEEAQEKAGVSVAKSVRLALAGELVPDAVNVAGGVIHEDVRPGIPLAEKLGRILTALSTGDSLTVVELEVAGEIADKDVKSLQLAALKGVFTDVVSDQVSYVNAPVLAEQRGVESRLTTTAESPAYRNTVTVKGATSNGTQISVAGTLTGPKQVQKVVGIDGYELEVPMAEHLLVFRYTDRPGVIGTIGQVLGDAGVNIAGMDVSRQEEGGEALALLTLDATLPSGVAEELGNAIGASKVAGIDLED; this is encoded by the coding sequence GTGTCTGAGACCAAGCCCGTTGTCCTCATTGCTGAAGAACTCTCCCCGGCCACGGTGGACGCGCTCGGTCCGGACTTCGAGATCAGGACCACGGACGGTGCGGATCGGGCTCAGTTGCTGGCGGCCCTGCCGGAGGCCAACGCGGTGCTGGTCCGCTCGGCCACCAAGATGGACGCCGAGGCCATCGCGGCCGCTCCGAACCTGAAGGTCATCGCCCGGGCCGGAGTCGGGCTGGACAACGTGGACACGAAGTCCGCCACCCAGGCCGGCGTCATGGTCGTCAACGCCCCGACCTCCAACATCCTCTCGGCCGCAGAACTGACCTGTGGCCACATTCTCGGGGTGGCCCGCAACATCGCCCCGGCCAACCGTGCGCTCAAGGGCGGCGAATGGAAGCGGTCCAAGTACTCGGGGGTCGAGCTCTACGAGAAGAAGCTCGGCATCATCGGCCTGGGCCGCATCGGCTCGCTGGTGGCCGAGCGCATGCGCTCCTTCGGCATGGAGATCCTGGCCTACGACCCGTACGTCACCTCCGCCCGCGCCCAGCAGATCGGTGCCCGGCTGCTGTCCCTCGACGAGCTGCTGGCCGAATCGGACTTCATCACCATCCACATGCCGCGGACCCCGGAGACACTCGGCATGATCTCGGACGAGCAGTTCCGAATCATGAAGGACACCTCCTTCGTGGTGAACGTCGCCCGCGGCGGCCTGATTGACGAGGACGCCCTGCACCGTGCCCTCGAGGCGGACATCATCGGTGGGGCGGCCATCGACGTCTTCTCCTCCGAGCCCGCCGTGGACCTGCCGTTCTTCGCCCATGACAACGCCGTGGTCACCCCGCACCTGGGCGCCTCCACCGAGGAGGCCCAGGAGAAGGCCGGCGTGTCCGTGGCCAAGTCCGTTCGCCTGGCGCTGGCCGGCGAGCTTGTCCCGGACGCCGTCAACGTGGCCGGCGGCGTCATCCACGAGGATGTCCGTCCCGGGATCCCGCTGGCCGAGAAGCTCGGCCGCATCCTCACGGCACTGTCCACGGGGGACTCGCTCACCGTGGTGGAGCTCGAGGTCGCCGGTGAGATCGCGGACAAGGACGTGAAGTCCCTGCAACTGGCCGCCCTCAAGGGCGTCTTCACGGACGTCGTCTCGGACCAGGTCTCCTACGTCAACGCTCCGGTCCTGGCCGAGCAGCGCGGCGTCGAATCCCGGCTGACCACCACCGCCGAATCCCCGGCCTACCGGAACACCGTCACCGTCAAGGGCGCCACCTCCAACGGCACCCAGATCTCCGTGGCCGGCACCCTGACCGGGCCGAAGCAGGTGCAGAAGGTCGTCGGCATCGATGGCTACGAGCTCGAGGTCCCCATGGCGGAGCACCTGCTCGTGTTCCGCTACACCGACCGTCCGGGCGTCATCGGCACCATCGGCCAGGTCCTCGGCGACGCCGGCGTGAACATCGCCGGCATGGACGTGTCCCGCCAGGAGGAGGGCGGGGAGGCACTGGCCCTGCTGACCCTGGACGCCACCCTGCCCTCCGGCGTGGCCGAAGAGCTCGGCAACGCCATCGGCGCCTCGAAGGTGGCCGGCATCGACCTGGAGGACTGA